In Terriglobia bacterium, the DNA window TGGAGCAGCGCGTCCTTTTCGCTGGGATCGATGGTGAAACGGTATTCGCCCGACATGGATGGATCGACAAACTCCAGGATGACTTCGTTGCCGATCCCCTCAATATAGCGATAACGCCAGGTTTCGAATGGAAAAGTACTGGTCGTACCGCCGCCCTGATCGATCGGCCGCTCGTAGGTTCCGCCCGAAGGATGGGACTCGATCTCATCCGGCTTCCCATACATGATGTAGAAGCGGCCGCGATCGGTTTTCCAGCCCGGAATGCCCGAGGCAAAGTGCTCGTTGGCGTAGGCAATCCGCTCGTAGTGCTCGTCTCTGGTTTCGTTGTCGATGGTGTCGGGCGTCGGATCGCGGCGCAGCCAGAACTGTTCGATGAACTGTTCGCGTTCTTCGTCCGTCTTCAGCCTCTTCCAGGCCGCGCGTTCCTGGTCGGTGATGATGTATGTAACGTCTTCATCCACCCACTTTTGCAGCGCCTTGCTGGCGTTTTCTATGTCTCTGGATTTCTTGGCTTCCTCATTCGTTTTCCTGTCTTTCCGGTCTTTACCGGTGACGTTGACCTTGAGCGGGTCATCCACCTTCGGATCGCCATTTTTCTGAGCGATGCTGGAAAAAGAGAAAGTCAGAAGAAACAGGGAAGTCAGGGCGATAGATATCCCCCTTCGGCTCATAAAAACACCTCGACTGGTAAGGTACTGCAAGTATTAACGACTAGATATCATAGCATTAGAGATGGATTTTGCTAACATCTTCCTCATGCTCGATATGACCTTTTTGCGCGATAACCTCGAAAACGCCCGCGAACGCCTTTCCCAAAGGGGATTTTCGTTGGACGTAGAGACGTTTCAGCGCCTGGATGGTAAGCGAAAAAGTATCATTCACGAGGTCGAGCGGCTCCGGCAGCACCGGAACACGGCCTCCGAGGAGATTGCCAGAGAGCTGAAAGAGAAGGTCGATGTAACGGCTAAACGCAATGAAATGAAGGCCGTATCTCAGCAGATCAAGGAGCTGGAAGAGGCCCTCCGGGTGGTCGAGGAGGAGCTTTTCAATTTCGCCGCCATCATCCCCAATGTGGCCGCCCCGGAAGTCCCCGTCGGCGCCGGCGAGGATCAGAACGTCGAAGTGCGGCGGGTGGGCGCCCCGCCATCCTTTGATTTTCAGCCGAAAGCCCACTGGGATCTTTGCCCTGCCCTCGGGATACTCGATCTTGAGCGCGCCACCAAGATCGCCGGGTCCCGCTTCCCACTCCTTGCCGGCTCGGGCGCAAGAATGGAACGGGCGCTGATCAACTTCATGCTGGAGATTCACACCCGGGAGCACGGATACACCGAGGTGGTACCGCCGTTCATGGTCAATTCGAAGAGCCTTTTCGGCACCAGCCAGCTCCCGAAGTTCGAGGAAGACCTTTTCAAGCTTCGCGACACCGACTATTACCTGGTCCCGACGGCCGAGGTTCCCGTCACCAACATTTATCGCGACGACATCATTGACGAGGCCCGGTTGCCCGTGAAGTTCACGGCTTACACGCCATGCTTCCGGAGTGAAGCCGGCTCCTACGGAAAAGATGTCCGCGGCATTTTCCGCCAGCATCAGTTCAATAAGGTCGAGCTGGTGAAATTCACGCGGCCGGAAGATTCCAACGCGGAACTGGAATCCCTGGTCCTTAATGCCGAGGAAATCCTGAAGCGGCTCGGGCTGGCTTATCGGGTCGTCATTCACTCCACAGGCGACATGAGCTTTGCCGCGTCCAAAAGCTACGATATCGAAGTGTGGCTTCCGGGGCAGAATGCTTATCGTGAAATATCGTCCTGCAGCAACTTCGATGACTTCCAGGCGCGCCGCGCTAACATCAAATACCGGCCGGGCGGCGGCGGCAAAGTCCGCTTCGTTCACACGCTCAACGGCTCCGGACTGGCTGTCGGGCGGACCTGGATCGCCATCGTGGAAAATTATCAGCAAAAGGATGGAACCGTCGTTATTCCGGAGGCGCTGCGTCCTTTCATGAATGGGCAGAGTGTGATCAAGCCCGAGACCGTGATTTAAAAAATGTTGTCTGTTGCGCTGCTCATCGGCTCCACGCTCTGGTGCCTGGCGATTCTGGCGACTCCGTTTGCCGGAATGCCCTGGCTGTACGAGTTCTTTTCGAGGATCTGCCATCAGGATCCGTCGCGGTCGTGGTTTCTCCACGGGAATCCGCTTCCGGTTTGTATCCGGTGCGCGTCGATCTATTTCGCTTTCACGCTTTCGCTGTGGATCGGACTGAAGCCGAACGTCCGCCGGCTTCGCGCGGCCGTGGCGTTGATGGCCGCGGAATTCATCATCGCGCGCCTGTTTCTGGATGCCGCGTTGCTACGGTCGCTTTCCGGCCTCCTAGTGGGACTTGCAGCTGCGCCTTTCGTCAAGCAGGGCGTCGAGGAGCTTGCCGATGCGGTGTAGGCAGTGCGGCGTCGAGCTGCCTGAGGACGCGAGATTTTGCCTTCAGTGCGGCACCTCGGTGGAACCTGAGCCGCCGCCCGAACCGGCGCACCCGCAGGCTCCTCTGCCGGAGCTCGACTTCATCCAGCCGGCTCTCGCGGGCGGCATGTTCCTGGGCCTGCTCTCGTCCATTCCGGTTATCAGTGCCGGAAATATCTTCTGCTGCATGTGGGTGCTGCTCGGCGGCGGCGCTGCCGTCGTGCTGTTGACCAGGCAGCGGCCGCTCAACTCGATCACGTATGGCGACGGAGCCTTTGCCGGCGTCTTGAGCGGGCTTTTCGGCGCGGTGATCGGAACCGCGGTTCAGATGTCTTTCCATGCCATCACCGCGCGGTTC includes these proteins:
- the serS gene encoding serine--tRNA ligase, whose translation is MLDMTFLRDNLENARERLSQRGFSLDVETFQRLDGKRKSIIHEVERLRQHRNTASEEIARELKEKVDVTAKRNEMKAVSQQIKELEEALRVVEEELFNFAAIIPNVAAPEVPVGAGEDQNVEVRRVGAPPSFDFQPKAHWDLCPALGILDLERATKIAGSRFPLLAGSGARMERALINFMLEIHTREHGYTEVVPPFMVNSKSLFGTSQLPKFEEDLFKLRDTDYYLVPTAEVPVTNIYRDDIIDEARLPVKFTAYTPCFRSEAGSYGKDVRGIFRQHQFNKVELVKFTRPEDSNAELESLVLNAEEILKRLGLAYRVVIHSTGDMSFAASKSYDIEVWLPGQNAYREISSCSNFDDFQARRANIKYRPGGGGKVRFVHTLNGSGLAVGRTWIAIVENYQQKDGTVVIPEALRPFMNGQSVIKPETVI
- a CDS encoding DUF2085 domain-containing protein — protein: MLSVALLIGSTLWCLAILATPFAGMPWLYEFFSRICHQDPSRSWFLHGNPLPVCIRCASIYFAFTLSLWIGLKPNVRRLRAAVALMAAEFIIARLFLDAALLRSLSGLLVGLAAAPFVKQGVEELADAV
- a CDS encoding zinc ribbon domain-containing protein → MRCRQCGVELPEDARFCLQCGTSVEPEPPPEPAHPQAPLPELDFIQPALAGGMFLGLLSSIPVISAGNIFCCMWVLLGGGAAVVLLTRQRPLNSITYGDGAFAGVLSGLFGAVIGTAVQMSFHAITARFFQSERQQLETILNQMGAEGPVRDWVLRVASGEISAATVFFTFFSNLLVFALFAMIGGILAVAILKKREARKTTQGN